Proteins co-encoded in one Crateriforma spongiae genomic window:
- a CDS encoding signal peptidase II — MSRRTVVKPADSSGHPAVDCRTVISMENCIKTTDMSSQRHTVEEPAPVGQWQRVSVPISRVIAYVSLAVVGGGVDLWTKSVMFAWRGLPGQRSPYWLIDGVFGVETAVNLGAVFGIGAGKGTAFAALSVVAAIGILAWLFYFGAARSWWMTISLGMVSGGIIGNLYDRLGLWWDASMPIEWQSGVRDWILFRIQGVPFFDPWPNFNIADSLLVVGAAMLIWQSFTVDVQSPGQDAGTANAES, encoded by the coding sequence ATGTCGCGTCGCACGGTCGTAAAGCCGGCGGATTCCTCTGGGCATCCGGCGGTCGATTGTCGTACCGTGATTTCCATGGAAAACTGCATCAAAACAACGGATATGTCATCCCAGCGACACACCGTCGAAGAACCGGCGCCCGTGGGCCAGTGGCAGCGTGTCAGCGTGCCGATCAGCCGCGTGATCGCGTATGTCAGCCTGGCCGTGGTCGGCGGTGGCGTCGATTTGTGGACCAAGTCGGTGATGTTCGCATGGCGTGGGCTGCCCGGCCAGCGATCACCGTATTGGCTGATCGACGGGGTCTTTGGCGTCGAAACGGCCGTGAATTTGGGCGCCGTGTTCGGCATCGGCGCGGGCAAGGGCACCGCGTTCGCCGCTTTGTCGGTCGTCGCCGCGATCGGAATTTTGGCTTGGTTGTTCTATTTTGGCGCGGCCCGGTCCTGGTGGATGACCATTTCGCTGGGCATGGTCAGCGGCGGTATCATCGGCAATCTGTACGATCGATTGGGACTTTGGTGGGACGCGTCGATGCCGATCGAATGGCAAAGCGGGGTCCGCGATTGGATTCTGTTCCGGATCCAGGGCGTGCCGTTCTTCGACCCTTGGCCGAATTTTAATATCGCCGATTCGCTGTTGGTGGTCGGTGCGGCGATGCTGATCTGGCAGTCGTTCACCGTCGACGTCCAGTCTCCCGGTCAGGATGCCGGTACGGCCAACGCGGAATCCTAG